A single Lycorma delicatula isolate Av1 chromosome 12, ASM4794821v1, whole genome shotgun sequence DNA region contains:
- the LOC142332774 gene encoding uncharacterized protein LOC142332774, with amino-acid sequence MSHFLLQHDQAVDYHPRCRFRGNSAMQQEAIFMNIDGQTGNSFLEEDPLSLLVKKENMHETEQKDNLFVPLAKTDDEQTIFNHDNEKTIGDVEERNTESILLTSKCVVCNKIKNNCTCDNVVGKEYDHLNSFAFKEKCLQITNKTDEEMNIITSHHPIHRCTFCQESFTRRSTLESHLSIHVVKKNLTRNFCKKTFYKSNNLKTHISIHTGEKKFTCNFCKKTFNHSSSLKRHLTIHTGEKKVTCNFCKKTFTRLSTLKTHLAIHTGEKKFTCNFCKTRFNQSSNLKKHLAIHTGEKKFTCNFCKKTFNQSSNLKTHLAIHTGEKKFTCNFCKKTFRLKSSLKTHLSIHTGEKKVTCNFCKKTFNLSGSLKRHLAIHTGEKKFTCNFCKKTFNQSGSLTRHLSIHTGEKKFTCDFCKKTFRLKCNLKTHISIHTGEKKFTCNFCKKTFNHSSSLKRHLTIHTGEKKVTCNFCKKTFNRLSTLKTHLTIHTGEKKFTCNFCKTRFNQSSNLKKHLAIHTGEKKFTCNFCKKTFNQSSNLKTHLAIHTGEKKFTCNFCKKTFRLKSSLKTHLSIHTGEKKVTCNFCKKTFNQSGSLKRHLAIHTGEKNVACNFYLKSLHASQIKLTE; translated from the exons ATGTCTCATTTTCTGTTACAACACGATCAAGCAGTGGATTACCATCCTCGTTGTAGGTTTCGAGGTAATTCAGCGATGCAGCAAGAAGCTATTTTTATG AATATTGATGGACAGACTGGTAATTCATTTTTGGAAGAAGATCCATTATCCTTGCTcgtcaaaaaagaaaacatgcatGAAACAGAGCAAAAAGACAATTTGTTTGTACCTCTTGCAAAGACAGATGATGAGCAGACAATATTTAATCAT GATAATGAAAAAACTATTGGTGATGTGGAGGAAAGAAATACTGAAAGTATTTTACTGACATCAAAATGTGtggtttgcaataaaataaaaaataactgtacatgTGATAATGTTGTTGGTAAAGAATATGATCATTTAAACAGTtttgcttttaaagaaaaatgcttgcaaattactaataaaacagaTGAAGAAATGAACATCATAACTTCTCATCATCCTATTCACAGATGTACGTTTTGTCAGGAGTCTTTCACTCGAAGAAGTACCTTAGAGTCACACTTATCtattcatgttgtcaaaaaaaacttaacacgtaatttttgtaaaaaaactttttacaaaagcaATAATTTAAAGACACATATCTCTAtccatactggtgagaaaaaattcacttgtaatttttgtaaaaaaacatttaatcacagcagtagtttaaaaagacatctcactattcatactggtgagaaaaaagtcacttgtaatttttgtaaaaaaacatttactcgcctcagtactttaaaaacacatctcgctattcatactggtgagaagaaattcacttgtaatttttgtaaaacaagatttaatcaaagcagtaatttaaaaaaacatctcgctattcatactggtgagaagaaattcacttgtaatttttgtaaaaaaacatttaatcaaagcagtaatttaaaaacacatctcgctattcatactggtgagaagaaattcacttgtaatttttgtaaaaaaacatttcgtctaaaatctagtttaaaaacacatctctctattcatactggtgagaaaaaagtcacttgtaatttttgtaaaaaaacatttaatctaagcggtagtttaaaaagacatctcgctattcatactggtgagaagaaattcacttgtaatttttgtaaaaaaacatttaatcaaagcgGTAGTTTAAcaagacatctctctattcatactggtgagaagaaatttacttgtgatttttgtaagaaaacatttcgtctaaaatgtaatttaaaaacacatatctctatccatactggtgagaaaaaattcacttgtaatttttgtaaaaaaacatttaatcacagcagtagtttaaaaagacatctcactattcatactggtgagaaaaaagtcacttgtaatttttgtaaaaaaacatttaatcgcctcagtactttaaaaacacatctcactattcatactggtgagaagaaattcacttgtaatttttgtaaaacaagatttaatcaaagcagtaatttaaaaaaacatctcgctattcatactggtgagaagaaattcacttgtaatttttgtaaaaaaacatttaatcaaagcagtaatttaaaaacacatctcgctattcatactggtgagaagaaattcacttgtaatttttgtaaaaaaacatttcgtctaaaatctagtttaaaaacacatctctctattcatactggtgagaaaaaagtcacttgtaatttttgtaaaaaaacatttaatcaaagcggtagtttaaaaagacatctcgctattcatactggtgagaaaaatgttgcatgtaatttttatctaaaaagtttACATGCAAGTCAAATTAAGTTGACAGagtga